In one window of Cupriavidus necator N-1 DNA:
- a CDS encoding response regulator, producing the protein MRILIAEDDDVLADGLTRSLRHSGYAVDHVTNGLEADSALSTQTFDLLILDLGLPRMSGLEVLKRLRARGAMLPVLILTAADSVDERVKGLDLGADDYMAKPFALSELEARVRALVRRGAGGGATLMRHGPLAYDQVGRIAYINDQMLDLSAREIGLLEILLTRSGRLVSKEQLVDHLCEWGEEVSNNAIEVYVHRLRKKIEVGGIRIATVRGLGYCLEKFQPAVATHH; encoded by the coding sequence ATGCGCATTCTGATCGCCGAAGATGACGACGTGCTGGCCGACGGCCTGACGCGCTCGCTACGCCACTCGGGCTATGCCGTCGACCACGTCACCAATGGCCTGGAAGCCGATTCCGCGCTGTCGACCCAGACCTTCGACCTGCTGATCCTGGACCTGGGCCTGCCGCGCATGTCCGGGCTGGAAGTGCTCAAGCGCCTGCGCGCGCGCGGCGCCATGCTGCCGGTGCTGATCCTGACCGCCGCCGACAGCGTCGACGAGCGCGTCAAGGGCCTGGACCTTGGGGCCGACGACTATATGGCCAAGCCCTTTGCCCTGTCCGAACTGGAAGCGCGCGTACGCGCGCTGGTGCGGCGCGGCGCCGGCGGCGGCGCCACGCTGATGCGGCACGGGCCGCTGGCCTACGACCAGGTCGGGCGCATCGCCTATATCAACGACCAGATGCTGGACCTGTCCGCGCGCGAGATCGGGTTGCTGGAGATCCTGCTGACACGCAGCGGCCGCCTGGTATCGAAAGAGCAGTTGGTGGACCACCTGTGCGAGTGGGGCGAGGAAGTCAGCAACAACGCCATCGAGGTCTACGTGCACCGACTGCGCAAGAAGATCGAAGTCGGCGGCATCCGCATCGCCACTGTACGCGGGCTTGGCTACTGCCTGGAGAAATTCCAGCCGGCGGTGGCCACGCACCACTGA
- the recA gene encoding recombinase RecA, whose product MDDKKAGAGVSAEKQKALAAALSQIEKQFGKGSIMRLGDGEVEKDIQVVSTGSLGLDIALGVGGLPRGRVVEIYGPESSGKTTLTLQVVAEMQKLGGTCAFIDAEHALDVSYANKLGVNVGDLLISQPDTGEQALEITDALVRSGSIDLIVIDSVAALVPKAEIEGEMGDSLPGLQARLMSQALRKLTGTIKRTNCLVIFINQIRMKIGVMFGSPETTTGGNALKFYASVRLDIRRIGSIKKGDDVIGNETKVKVVKNKVSPPFREAFFDILYGQGISRQGEIIDLGVDAKIVEKSGAWYSYNGDKIGQGKDNAREYLRENPDIADEIENKVRAALGVVAMNPTAAATPVAVED is encoded by the coding sequence ATGGACGACAAGAAGGCAGGTGCCGGCGTGAGCGCCGAGAAGCAGAAGGCGCTTGCCGCCGCGCTCTCCCAGATCGAGAAGCAGTTCGGCAAGGGCTCGATCATGCGCCTGGGCGACGGCGAGGTCGAGAAGGACATCCAGGTGGTATCCACCGGTTCGCTCGGCCTGGACATCGCGCTTGGCGTCGGCGGCCTGCCGCGCGGCCGCGTGGTCGAGATCTATGGTCCGGAATCGTCGGGCAAGACCACGCTGACGCTGCAGGTCGTGGCCGAGATGCAGAAGCTGGGCGGCACCTGCGCCTTTATCGACGCCGAGCACGCGCTGGACGTCAGCTACGCCAACAAGCTGGGCGTCAATGTCGGCGACCTGCTGATCTCACAGCCGGACACCGGTGAGCAGGCGCTGGAAATCACCGACGCGCTGGTGCGCTCGGGCTCGATCGACCTGATCGTGATCGACTCGGTGGCGGCGCTGGTGCCCAAGGCCGAAATCGAAGGCGAAATGGGCGATTCGCTGCCGGGCCTGCAGGCCCGCCTGATGAGCCAGGCGCTGCGCAAGCTGACCGGCACCATCAAGCGCACCAACTGCCTGGTGATCTTCATCAACCAGATCCGCATGAAGATCGGCGTGATGTTCGGCTCGCCGGAAACCACCACCGGCGGCAATGCGCTGAAGTTCTACGCCTCGGTGCGCCTGGATATCCGCCGCATCGGCTCGATCAAGAAGGGCGACGACGTGATCGGCAACGAGACCAAGGTCAAGGTGGTCAAGAACAAGGTGTCGCCGCCGTTCCGCGAAGCCTTCTTCGACATCCTCTACGGCCAGGGCATCTCGCGCCAGGGCGAGATCATCGACCTGGGCGTGGACGCCAAGATCGTCGAGAAGTCCGGCGCCTGGTACAGCTACAACGGCGACAAGATCGGCCAGGGGAAGGACAACGCGCGCGAATACCTGCGCGAGAACCCGGACATTGCCGACGAGATTGAAAACAAGGTGCGCGCGGCGCTGGGCGTGGTGGCCATGAACCCCACGGCGGCTGCCACGCCGGTAGCGGTCGAAGACTGA
- the recX gene encoding recombination regulator RecX — MARPPLSLKARAVGYLSRREHSRAELARKLAPHAESAEQLEQLLDALERENWLSNQRFADSLVHRRGARYGTARVMQEAKTHKLGSEQLGDLQERLRATEVERAREVWRKRFGTPPDTPEARAKQIRFMVARGFSRSVVSKIIQGADEDYGDEG; from the coding sequence ATGGCACGTCCCCCGCTCTCGCTGAAGGCCCGCGCCGTCGGCTACCTGTCGCGCCGCGAGCACAGCCGTGCCGAACTGGCGCGCAAGCTGGCGCCGCATGCCGAGTCGGCCGAGCAGCTGGAGCAGTTGCTGGACGCGCTTGAGCGCGAGAACTGGCTGTCGAACCAGCGCTTTGCCGACAGCCTTGTGCACCGCCGCGGCGCCCGCTACGGCACCGCGCGCGTGATGCAGGAGGCCAAGACCCACAAGCTCGGCAGTGAGCAGCTGGGTGATCTACAAGAGCGGCTGCGCGCCACGGAAGTGGAGCGCGCCCGTGAGGTCTGGCGCAAGCGCTTCGGCACTCCGCCCGACACACCCGAGGCGCGGGCCAAGCAGATCCGCTTCATGGTCGCGCGCGGGTTTTCGCGTTCGGTCGTCAGCAAGATCATCCAGGGTGCGGACGAAGACTACGGCGACGAGGGTTAA